From the Lysinibacillus fusiformis genome, the window GAGGGATATGATAACTTAGCTCGCCTCTACCAGGAGGGCTTCCATGTTTGTCATGTTCATTTTGGAAGTTCCCGTAAAGGTGAGGATTGTCTGTTTTGTCTTTCATTTTTAAATAAACAAAATGTGTAATAGAAGGCTGATTCCCGCTACGGTGGTGTCAGTCTTTTGTTTTGTAGCGTAGGAGGAAGAAGCATGGAAAAATGGCTAAAAGGTGACGAACGACTAGATTATTTGTTGGCTGAAAATTTACGTATTATTCAAAGCCCCTCTGTCTTTTCATTCTCATTGGATGCAGTGTTGCTTTCAAAGTTTGTTAATATTCCTTATCATAAGGGAAAAATTGTTGATTTATGCTCAGGGAATGGTGTAATTCCTCTCTTTTTAAGTGCACGTACAAAGGGACAAATAACGGGAGTAGAGATTCAGTCACGTTTATTTGATATGGCAGAGAGAAGTATACGTTACAATCAACTAGAACAGCAAATTCAAATGATTCTTGGAGATGTAAAAGAAATACCGAAACAATTAGGCATTGAAAAGTATGATGCGGTTACCTGCAATCCACCCTATTTTTTAGCACATGAAGCGAGTGATAAAAATCTTAGTGAGCATCATGCCATTGCAAGACATGAACTATATTTAACATTAGAAGAAGCGATTCAATCAGCAAGTAAATTATTAAAGCAGGGTGGCAAGGCGGCATTTGTCCATCGTCCAGGGCGATTATTAGATATTGTTACAGCTATGCGAGCAAATCGCTTAGAGCCTAAACGGATGCAGCTTATTTATCCGAAGGAAGGGAAAGAGGCCAATACATTATTAATAGAAGGAATCAAAGATGGAAAGCCAGATTTAAAAATCTTGCCGCCGTTGTATGTCTATGATGCCAATAATGAATACACGGCAGAAGTGAGAGACATTCTGTATGGAAAAGAGCAATAGTCACTACTTTTATGTGTTAGAGTGTGCTGATCAAACGCTTTATGCAGGGTATACAAATAATATAGAAAAACGTGTTGCTGTACATAACGCTGGTAAAGGAGCAAAATATACAAGAGCTAGAGGTCCAGTGAAATGTATTTATAAAGAAATATTTGAGACAAAGCAAGAAGCAATGCGTGCGGAATATGCTTTTAAGCAATTAACAAGATCACAGAAAATTAATTATATAAGGAGGGGTGAATCGTGAAATCACAAAAAAGTACAATACACGATCAGACAGGTTGTTTATATCTGGTAGGAACACCTATTGGTAATCTAGAGGATATGAGCGTGCGTGCACTTCGCATTTTAAAAGAAGTGGATATTATCGCTGCAGAAGATACTAGAAACACAAAAAAGCTGTGTAACTATTTCGAGATTGAAACACCACTAATAAGCTACCATGAGCATAATTTAGCCGTAGGTGGAGAAAAATTATTAACATTGCTACAAGAAGGAAAAACAATCGCATTAGTAAGTGATGCAGGTTTACCTTGTATTTCTGATCCAGGCGCGGATATAGTCGAAAAAGCAATTGCTCAAAACTTTTCTGTCGTACCAGTGCCAGGTCCTAATGCAGCGATTTCAGCGTTAATTGCATCTGGGTTGTCGCCACAGCCATTTTTCTTTTATGGATTTTTGAACCGCGGGAAAAAGGAACGTCGCCAGCAATTAGAGCAATTAAAAAAACGCCAAGAAACAATTTTATTATATGAGGCACCACATCGCTTAAAGGATACATTAAAAGATATGGAAGCTATACTCGGGGACCGTCGCATTGTTTTAGCTCGAGAGCTAACAAAGAAATTTGAAGAATTTTTACGAGGTACATTGGCCGAAGCTGTAGAATGGTCACAAACAGAGGAAATACGAGGAGAGTTTTGTATTGTCCTTGAAGGCAATAGCTCTGTAGAAGAGGAAGAACATGAAGAAGCCTATTGGCAAAATATGTCTATAGTTGAACATGTTGATTTTATTATCAGTCAATCCAATATCACTTCAAAAGAAGCCATTAAGGAAGTAGCTAAGCTAAGAAAAGTGGCAAAACGAGATGTTTATAATGAATATCATAGTGAATAATAGTAAAGAGTTACCTTAGTAGGGTAGCTCTTTATTTTTAGTTAGTCATCATAACTTAAAAAGTTGAAATGTAATGATTTTGAGACATAATTTTAAATTGATAATAATTGTAAATAATAGTAACCTTAAGAGGAAAGGTCTGACATGGACATTATAAGGGTTCTAGATTTTGGGTATATTAAATTGTATATAAACAAAAACACCTAAATCACTGTTTTTGATTTAGGTGAGTAATCACTTATTTTTTTAAGTTAGATTGAATTTCTTTAACTAACATTTCAGCGCCTTCTGGACTTAAAATTAATTTGCCTCCAACTAGACGGAAGTTATCATCTGAAACTTCACCAGTAACAGCACATGTCATATTAGGCATATATTTTTTTAAGATGATTTTATCGTCATCCACATAGATTTCTAAAGCGTCCTTTTCAGCAATACCTAGCGTACGGCGTAACTCGATAGGAATTACTACACGACCTAACTCATCGACTTTACGAACAATCCCTGTTGATTTCATAATAGATTTCCTCCTAATTTATAAAAGTTATATTGGTATTTCGTCAAATTTCGACATTATTTCTTTGTCTGATAGTTATCATACCAAGTAATGCCATAAACGTCAATTAATTAATGCACTAATATTATGGTTTTTAAAAAAAATTTTTGAGAAGAATGCAGGTATTTTAATTTTTTTAAAAGGTTTTTAATAAATATTTTTGTTTATAGTAAAAAAGGTTCTTATTTAAGTCATTTAATGGATTAGATATATTATTCGACAATTTTCGCGTTTAATAAACTTTCATTGAAACGAATTTCGTACTTCGTTAGAATAGAAAGTATATTGTAAAACAATGGAGGCAGTTCTTGTGAGTGAACAACAAAAAACATTCTATATAACAACACCCATTTACTATCCAAGTGGGAAATTTCATATTGGTACGGCATATACAACAGTAGCATCTGATACTATTGCGCGCTATAAGCGTTTACAAGGGTATGATGTACGCTTTTTAACAGGAATGGACGAACACGGTCAAAAAATTCAAGAAAAAGCAGCAGAAGCGGGCAAACATCCTCAAGATTATGTAAATGAAATCGCAGATGCTGCGAAAAAACTTTGGGGTTTAATGGATATTTCTTATGATGACTTTATTCAAACAACGCAGGAGCGACATACGAAAGCTGTCGAAAAGATTTTCCAAAAGTTTTTAGATAATGGTGATATTTATAAAGGTGAATATGAAGGCTGGTACTGTACACCATGTGAATCATTCTTTACAGAGACTCAATTAGTTGACGGGAACTGTCCAGATTGTGGTCGCCCAGTGCACAAAGTAAAAGAAGAATCGTACTTCTTTAATATGAAGAAATATGCGGATCGCTTATTAGCTTATTATGAAGAGAACCTTGAATTCATTGAGCCAGAGTCGCGAAAAAATGAAATGATTAACAACTTCATTAAACCGGGGCTAGAAGATTTATCTGTATCAAGAACATCCTTCGACTGGGGTATTAAAGTACCAGGAGATCCAAAGCATGTCATTTATGTATGGGTTGATGCATTAACGAATTATATTACAGCCTTAGGATATCTATCAGAGGATGAATCACTATTCAATAAATATTGGCCAGCAGATGTACATGTAGTTGGGAAGGATATTGTTCGTTTCCACACGATTTATTGGCCAATCTTCTTAATGGCATTAGATTTACCATTACCAAAAAAAGTATTTGCTCATGGTTTTATTATGATGAAAGACGGTAAAATGTCTAAATCAAAAGGCAATGTTATTTATCCAGAAATGTTAATCGAGCGTTATGGCCTAGATGCGACACGTTATTTCCTATTACGTGAATTACCATTTGGCTCTGATGGTGTATTTTCACCAGAATCATTTATAGAACGCACAAACTTTGATTTGGCGAATGACTTAGGAAATTTATTAAATCGTACTATTTCAATGATTAATAAATATTTTGATGGTGTTATTCCGACAGAAAATCTTCAACCGACAGAATTTGATGCTGCGTTAAAAGAGCAAGCTGAGTCGGTACGTATTAAATATGAAGAAAGTATGGAAAAAATGCAATTTAGTGTCGTTCTTGCTGACTTATGGACATTGGTGTCACGTACTAATAAATATATCGATGAGACACAACCTTGGGTGTTGGCAAAAGAAGAGTCCGATAAGCCAAAATTAGGTGCTGTTATGCGAAATTTGGCAGAGAGCTTACACCAAATTGCTGTCATGTTACAACCATTTATGACAACAACCCCGAAACGTATGATCGATCAGTTAGGTTTAGATGACAAATTTTTAGCATGGGATACAATTGAAACATTCGGCAATACTATTCCAGCAAACATTAAAGTGGTAGAAAAAGGGATACCTATTTTCCCGCGCTTGGAAAATGAAGTTGAAATTGCTTATATTCGAGAGGAAATGCGTGGTTCTGTGAAAACACCACAGGAGGAAGAAAGTAAAAAGGCTACAAAGACTGACGAAAACCCAGAAATTCCTGAAATTGCTATTGATGATTTTATGAAAATTGATTTGCGTGTAGCGACTGTGACTGCATGTGAAACAGTTCCGAAAGCGGATAAATTATTAAAGCTCCAAGTTGATCTAGGATATGAGCAACGTCAAGTAGTTTCAGGTATTGCGAAATTCTATACACCAGATGATTTAATCGGTCAAAAAGTGATTGTCGTAGCAAATTTAAAACCAGTAAAATTACGTGGTGAATTATCACAAGGAATGATTTTGGCTGGTGAAAAAGATGGAATTTTAAAATTAGCATCTGTTGATCCTAAACTTGAAAATGGTGCAAAAGTAAAGTAATGATCTTAAGAAAGGCCTGCTGAATATGAATTATTCAGCAGGCTTTTCAAATCCGTTAGGGAAATTGGAATTAAATTATTTTGAAATAATTTATATCGCGTGAAAGATGTTGATTTATAGGTTTAAAGAACTATTTTAGGTATTGTCGATTAAGTGGAATGTCACAATACCAAATAGTTTGTAACGAAAATGTAATGCTTACGAAAAATATGAAATAATAAATTTTAATAAAATCTATGTTAGGAGAATGAAAATGTATATAGATACGCACGTACATTTAAACGCAGACCAGTATGAGGAAGATCTTCAAGAGGTGATTGATAGAGCCCTTGAAGCGAAAGTAGAGAGAATGGTGGTCATTGGTTTCGACCGTAAAACCATTGAGAGAACAATGCAACTAATAGAGCAATATGACTTTGTTTATGGTGTCATTGGTTGGCATCCAGTGGACGCTATTGATTGTACTCAACAAGATTTAGAGTGGATTGAGGAATTAGCATCACATCCAAAAATAGTTGGCATTGGTGAAATTGGATTGGACTACTATTGGGATAAGTCACCAAAAGATGTTCAACAAGCACTTTTTCGCAAGCAAATTCAATTAGCTCAAAAGATCAATTTGCCAATCATTATTCATAATAGGGATGCAACAGGTGATGTTGTACAAATTTTGCGTGAAGAAAATGCGGCTTCTGTAGGGGGTGTCATGCACTGCTTTAGTGGGAGTGTAGAAACAGCACGTGAATGTATAGCTATGAATTTTATGATTAGTCTTGGAGGGCCAGTAACATTTAAAAATGCAAGACTACCAAAGGAAGTGGCTACAGAAATACCTCTAGAGCACCTGATGATTGAAACAGACGCTCCTTATTTAGCTCCACATCCACATCGAGGTAAGCGTAATGAACCCGCTTTCGTGCCTTTAGTTGCTGAGGAAATCGCACGTTTGAAAGGGTTGACAATTGAGGAAATTGCACAAGCAACTACAGCCAATGCGAAAAAATTTTTTGGGATTGACAATTAACTAGCTTAGATGCCTCCAGTACAGGGTTTGTGGTTGGCAAAAAACAAGAAGTCAATTTTCAGAGAAATACTTTCGGGTTGACAGTGCCAAAACTAGTCCGTATAATCCAACCTTGTATTAAGGAGGCGTTTTTTCATGTCAAATAATTCCATGAAAAACTTGTTCTTAGGATCATTGAGGAGTAAGCAAACAGTGATAAGAATTATTTCACTTGTCCTGTTTGTATCTGTAATCTCTTTCGTGCTTTATCAAGGTACGAAAAAAGCCGTTAAGCTTGAAGCAAATGGAGAAACAATCGAAGTATCCACACATGCCAAAACTGTAGAACAATTATTACAAAGTCAAAATATAGATATAGCAGAGCATGACAAAATATCACCCTCTCTGAACACCAAAATTGTGAATGGATTAGCAATTACATGGGAACAGGCAAAAGAAGTAACTATTTCAGTTGATGGAAATCAGTCAAAAGTTTGGACAACTGAAACACTTGTGAAGGACATTTTGAAGGAAGCAAATATTAAAGTATCTGAGCACGACTCTTTAGCGCAAGGTCTAGATACTGAACTAGGAGCAGAAAACAAAATCGATATTCAAAAAGCGTTTCAAGTAGCGCTTGTCGATGGCGTAAATAAAAGACAAGTATGGTCCACTTCGACTACGGTCGCTAACTTTTTAAAACAACAAGGAATTCAGCTAAATGAATTCGATCGTGTCGAAAATAACCTGGAGAACGTTATTACTCCGGAGAGTAAAATCACAGTAGTTCGCGTAGAAAAGGTTATCGATGTAGTGGAAGACTCTTTAGATTTCGCAGTTGAAAAGAAGCAGGATGCTTCATTGCAAAAGGGGAAACAAAAAGTAGTAGCAACAGGCGAGAAGGGATCGATTTCTCGTACGTATGAAGTTATCAAAGAAAATGGTAATGTTGTAGCAAAAAATCTACAATCTGAGAAAGTTTTAAAAGAGCCGAAGAAACAAGTCGTTGCAGTTGGCACAAAAACAATTGTTGCAAGCGCAGCAACTGTATCACGTGGTTCTGCAGAGCCTACTAGCGGTAAAGAATTTTATGTAACAGCAACAGCTTATACACCATATTGCAACGGTTGTACTGGTACATCAGCAACTGGTATAAACTTACGTTCAAATTCAGGCTTGAAGGTGATAGCAGTTGACCCTTCTGTTATTAAGTTAGGATCAAAGGTTTGGGTTGAAGGCTATGGTACAGCTATTGCTGGGGATACTGGTGGGTCAATTAAGGGTAATAAGATTGACATACTTGTACAAACAGATGCCCAAGCACGTAACTGGGGACGTAAGAAAGTGCGCATTAAAGTATTAAATTAGAAAAATTGTAAAATTAATCAAAATGTTTTTTCACAAATGGAGCTTTCCTGTTTTGACTGGCGGGAAAGCTTCTTTATTATTTTTAGCAAATGATTTTGTAAGATAAGCTTATTAAGCTCGTCCGTACCTTGTATTCCTGTACAAATCATATAGAGCAGTTGTAAAATGGTCAGAAGATAAGGTAGATAGAAAAGAGGGGCCTTTTTGCAAATTAAAGAAATTATTGTTGTTGAAGGAAAAGACGATACGACGGCTATTAAACGTGCTGTGCAAGCAGATACTATAGAAACAAATGGATCTGCGATTTCTGAAGAAACGTTGAAACGAATTCAGCATGCCCAAGAAAAGCGTGGTGTTATTGTATTTACAGATCCTGACTACCCAGGACGTCGAATACGCGCCATTATTGAGGAGCATGTACAAGGGGTGAAGCATGCCTTTTTACCAAAAGCCAAAACGATTGCCAAAAACGGTAAAGGGTTAGGTATCGAACATGCTGCTGACGATGATATACGTGAGGCACTACAACATGTCTATACCCCTATTCATGATGTACTAAACGAAGAGGTTATTACACTGGAAGATTTAATGACAGCGCGTTTAATTGGACACCCACAATCAAAGCAGCGTCGTGATCGTCTAGGAGAAATCTTAAATATAGGTGCTACAAACGGTAAACAACTTCATAAAAGGTTGAAGATGTTTCAGATTACAGAGGAGCAATTTGGTGCGGCTATCGCACAGGTAGATCAGGAGGAAAATGATGCATAAGGATATTGCTACACCAATTCGAACACAAGAAATTCTAAAAAAATATGGTTTTTCATTTAAAAAAAGCTTGGGGCAAAACTTTTTAATTGATCCTAACATTTTACGAAATATAGTAAGCCACGCAAATTTAACAGAGAATAGTGGTGCAATTGAAGTTGGCCCTGGTATTGGGGCATTAACAGAGCATTTGGCAAGAAGCGCTAAAAAGGTTGTTTCCTTTGAAATCGACCAACGTTTATTACCTGTACTAGAAGATACACTTAGTCCATATAATAATGTGTCTATCATCCACTCTGACATACTTAAGGCAGATGTTGCGAAGGTAATTGCAGATGAGATGCCAGGTATTGATGATATTATGGTTGTTGCCAATTTACCATATTACGTCACTACGCCGATTTTATTGAAATTACTCAATGACCGACTACCAATCCGTGGTTTTGTTGTTATGATGCAAAAAGAGGTGGCAGATCGTATAACGGCTAAGCCGGGAACGAAGGAATATGGTTCGTTATCTATTGCGATTCAGTATTACGTGAAGGCAGATATTGCTATGACAGTGCCAAAAACAGTTTTCATGCCACAACCTAATGTCGACTCCGCTGTAATTCGCCTTATCAAGCATGATGAACCACCAGTAAAAGTAATAGATGAGGATTTTCTATTTGTTGTAACGCGTGCCTCTTTCGTACAGCGAAGAAAAACGATCTATAATAACCTGCAAGCTGGTTTACCAAATGGAAAGGCACAAAAGGATCAAATTTTACAGGCATTAGAGCTAGCTCATATTGAGCCAACTCGTCGTGGAGAAACACTTTCTATTCAAGAGTTTGGAAAATTAGCTGATGCACTGCATCCTGTTTTTGCAAAGTAAAAATTTTTGTTAACATTTTTTCGGAGATGTAAAAAAATATATATTTTTTTATAAAAAATAAGTTGACAAGATTTATAAGAGGCTGATAAAATATTATATTTTGTTGACATTTTTGGGCCATTAGCTTATACTTGTAATTAGTGAGGTGTAAGCGAAAATGCCAAAAACTTTAGCGGACATTAAAAAGTCGTTGGATTGTCATTTGGGTAAACGTTTGCAATTAAAAGCAAACGGTGGTCGCAAGAAAACGGTTGAGTGT encodes:
- the rnmV gene encoding ribonuclease M5, producing the protein MQIKEIIVVEGKDDTTAIKRAVQADTIETNGSAISEETLKRIQHAQEKRGVIVFTDPDYPGRRIRAIIEEHVQGVKHAFLPKAKTIAKNGKGLGIEHAADDDIREALQHVYTPIHDVLNEEVITLEDLMTARLIGHPQSKQRRDRLGEILNIGATNGKQLHKRLKMFQITEEQFGAAIAQVDQEENDA
- a CDS encoding G5 and 3D domain-containing protein, whose product is MSNNSMKNLFLGSLRSKQTVIRIISLVLFVSVISFVLYQGTKKAVKLEANGETIEVSTHAKTVEQLLQSQNIDIAEHDKISPSLNTKIVNGLAITWEQAKEVTISVDGNQSKVWTTETLVKDILKEANIKVSEHDSLAQGLDTELGAENKIDIQKAFQVALVDGVNKRQVWSTSTTVANFLKQQGIQLNEFDRVENNLENVITPESKITVVRVEKVIDVVEDSLDFAVEKKQDASLQKGKQKVVATGEKGSISRTYEVIKENGNVVAKNLQSEKVLKEPKKQVVAVGTKTIVASAATVSRGSAEPTSGKEFYVTATAYTPYCNGCTGTSATGINLRSNSGLKVIAVDPSVIKLGSKVWVEGYGTAIAGDTGGSIKGNKIDILVQTDAQARNWGRKKVRIKVLN
- the metG gene encoding methionine--tRNA ligase; this encodes MEAVLVSEQQKTFYITTPIYYPSGKFHIGTAYTTVASDTIARYKRLQGYDVRFLTGMDEHGQKIQEKAAEAGKHPQDYVNEIADAAKKLWGLMDISYDDFIQTTQERHTKAVEKIFQKFLDNGDIYKGEYEGWYCTPCESFFTETQLVDGNCPDCGRPVHKVKEESYFFNMKKYADRLLAYYEENLEFIEPESRKNEMINNFIKPGLEDLSVSRTSFDWGIKVPGDPKHVIYVWVDALTNYITALGYLSEDESLFNKYWPADVHVVGKDIVRFHTIYWPIFLMALDLPLPKKVFAHGFIMMKDGKMSKSKGNVIYPEMLIERYGLDATRYFLLRELPFGSDGVFSPESFIERTNFDLANDLGNLLNRTISMINKYFDGVIPTENLQPTEFDAALKEQAESVRIKYEESMEKMQFSVVLADLWTLVSRTNKYIDETQPWVLAKEESDKPKLGAVMRNLAESLHQIAVMLQPFMTTTPKRMIDQLGLDDKFLAWDTIETFGNTIPANIKVVEKGIPIFPRLENEVEIAYIREEMRGSVKTPQEEESKKATKTDENPEIPEIAIDDFMKIDLRVATVTACETVPKADKLLKLQVDLGYEQRQVVSGIAKFYTPDDLIGQKVIVVANLKPVKLRGELSQGMILAGEKDGILKLASVDPKLENGAKVK
- a CDS encoding GIY-YIG nuclease family protein, whose protein sequence is MEKSNSHYFYVLECADQTLYAGYTNNIEKRVAVHNAGKGAKYTRARGPVKCIYKEIFETKQEAMRAEYAFKQLTRSQKINYIRRGES
- a CDS encoding TatD family hydrolase, with protein sequence MYIDTHVHLNADQYEEDLQEVIDRALEAKVERMVVIGFDRKTIERTMQLIEQYDFVYGVIGWHPVDAIDCTQQDLEWIEELASHPKIVGIGEIGLDYYWDKSPKDVQQALFRKQIQLAQKINLPIIIHNRDATGDVVQILREENAASVGGVMHCFSGSVETARECIAMNFMISLGGPVTFKNARLPKEVATEIPLEHLMIETDAPYLAPHPHRGKRNEPAFVPLVAEEIARLKGLTIEEIAQATTANAKKFFGIDN
- a CDS encoding AbrB/MazE/SpoVT family DNA-binding domain-containing protein; protein product: MKSTGIVRKVDELGRVVIPIELRRTLGIAEKDALEIYVDDDKIILKKYMPNMTCAVTGEVSDDNFRLVGGKLILSPEGAEMLVKEIQSNLKK
- a CDS encoding tRNA1(Val) (adenine(37)-N6)-methyltransferase — translated: MEKWLKGDERLDYLLAENLRIIQSPSVFSFSLDAVLLSKFVNIPYHKGKIVDLCSGNGVIPLFLSARTKGQITGVEIQSRLFDMAERSIRYNQLEQQIQMILGDVKEIPKQLGIEKYDAVTCNPPYFLAHEASDKNLSEHHAIARHELYLTLEEAIQSASKLLKQGGKAAFVHRPGRLLDIVTAMRANRLEPKRMQLIYPKEGKEANTLLIEGIKDGKPDLKILPPLYVYDANNEYTAEVRDILYGKEQ
- the rsmI gene encoding 16S rRNA (cytidine(1402)-2'-O)-methyltransferase, yielding MKSQKSTIHDQTGCLYLVGTPIGNLEDMSVRALRILKEVDIIAAEDTRNTKKLCNYFEIETPLISYHEHNLAVGGEKLLTLLQEGKTIALVSDAGLPCISDPGADIVEKAIAQNFSVVPVPGPNAAISALIASGLSPQPFFFYGFLNRGKKERRQQLEQLKKRQETILLYEAPHRLKDTLKDMEAILGDRRIVLARELTKKFEEFLRGTLAEAVEWSQTEEIRGEFCIVLEGNSSVEEEEHEEAYWQNMSIVEHVDFIISQSNITSKEAIKEVAKLRKVAKRDVYNEYHSE
- the rsmA gene encoding 16S rRNA (adenine(1518)-N(6)/adenine(1519)-N(6))-dimethyltransferase RsmA — encoded protein: MHKDIATPIRTQEILKKYGFSFKKSLGQNFLIDPNILRNIVSHANLTENSGAIEVGPGIGALTEHLARSAKKVVSFEIDQRLLPVLEDTLSPYNNVSIIHSDILKADVAKVIADEMPGIDDIMVVANLPYYVTTPILLKLLNDRLPIRGFVVMMQKEVADRITAKPGTKEYGSLSIAIQYYVKADIAMTVPKTVFMPQPNVDSAVIRLIKHDEPPVKVIDEDFLFVVTRASFVQRRKTIYNNLQAGLPNGKAQKDQILQALELAHIEPTRRGETLSIQEFGKLADALHPVFAK